One genomic segment of Pleurodeles waltl isolate 20211129_DDA chromosome 11, aPleWal1.hap1.20221129, whole genome shotgun sequence includes these proteins:
- the GPR17 gene encoding uracil nucleotide/cysteinyl leukotriene receptor, giving the protein MAIVNKMNDLVDLTALILNSSLQTSERCGKETDAENIFLATFYLLTFVVAVVGNVLALGIFLRDRKSGTTANIFLMYLALADLTFVLILPTRVVYHFSSNHWPFGEVPCRLTGFLFYLNMYASIYFLTCISVDRFLAIVYPVRSIRLRRPLYAHLACTFVWVIVAVAMAPLLLSPQTVQVNDTIVCLQLYREKTSRYALVSVAVAFTVPFVTTVTCYLLIIHRLRNGNRIEKHLKDKAIKMIILVLTIFLVCFVPYHVNRGIYILFHQGAQTPCVLQRGLAFSNRITSCLTCLNGVLDPVMYFFVAEKFRAALCRLIYGKSSNLSPLSNDRKTSESSLSAKSEL; this is encoded by the coding sequence ATGGCCATAGTGAACAAAATGAATGATCTGGTGGATTTAACAGCCCTGATCCTCAACTCATCCCTGCAGACATCTGAGAGATGTGGCAAAGAGACAGACGCGGAAAACATCTTTCTGGCTACCTTCTAtttactgacctttgttgtggctgtagtgggcaacgtccTAGCACTTGGGATCTTCCTACGAGACAGAAAATCAGGAACTACTGCGAACATTTTTCTTATGTACCTGGCATTAGCAGACCTCACATTTGTGCTAATTCTACCTACACGGGTGGTCTACCACTTTTCAAGCAACCACTGGCCATTTGGTGAAGTGCCCTGCCGCCTTACTGGATTCCTGTTCTACCTGAACATGTATGCAAGCATCTACTTCTTAACATGCATAAGCGTGGATCGCTTTCTTGCCATTGTTTACCCAGTGAGGTCAATTCGACTGCGCCGACCACTGTATGCCCATTTGGCCTGCACCTTTGTGTGGGTTATTGTTGCTGTGGCAATGGCACCACTCCTGCTCAGCCCACAGACAGTCCAGGTGAATGACACTATTGTTTGTCTACAGTTGTATCGAGAAAAGACCTCACGATACGCACTGGTGTCTGTAGCCGTGGCCTTCACTGTTCCTTTTGTGACCACAGTGACCTGCTACCTGCTGATAATCCACCGTCTGCGTAATGGCAATCGTATAGAGAAACACCTGAAGGACAAAGCCATCAAGATGATCATCCTGGTTTTGACAATCTTCCTTGTCTGCTTTGTGCCTTACCATGTGAATCGCGGAATATATATACTTTTCCACCAGGGTGCCCAGACACCATGTGTCCTACAACGTGGGTTGGCTTTCAGCAATCGAATAACATCTTGCTTGACCTGCTTGAATGGTGTCCTTGACCCAGTAATGTATTTTTTTGTGGCAGAAAAGTTCCGTGCTGCCTTGTGTCGCTTGATTTATGGCAAAAGCTCAAACTTGTCACCTCTAAGTAATGACAGAAAGACTAGCGAGAGCTCACTCAGCGCCAAGTCTGAGCTGTGA